From the Carassius auratus strain Wakin unplaced genomic scaffold, ASM336829v1 scaf_tig00039707, whole genome shotgun sequence genome, one window contains:
- the LOC113084125 gene encoding solute carrier family 45 member 4-like — protein sequence MRTTMAPQNTEADAVQMQAAVVTPVEKRAGGGGANGVGGAGGRDLESQEESVSEGSIDRIPLRQWVMHGAVMFGREFCYAMETALVTPVLLQIGLPEQYYSLTWFLSPILGLIFTPLIGSASDRCTLRWGRRRPFILALCVGVLLGVALFLNGSLIGLALGDVPNNQPIGIVMTVLGVVVLDFCADATEGPIRAYLLDVADTEEQDMALNIHAFSAGLGGAVGYALGGLDWTHTFLGRTFKSQEQILFLFATVLFTVSVALHLFSIEEQQFSPQQDRLDEEAETESTVKIPAHQPQLEMIHEEESYEHYDLYSDRRSERELDMDSLDVDIVRSKSDSVLAMADATLDHHDMLFLREIEPSIFQDRISSYHGSLPRRSSSVDSQEFLRGKFSRLSAFLQQTERDGEEALLNSQLNQSKAPNGHTTDLNGHGPPSIKPSSTNASMRHRRHTFYRQSSCTFSYYGRVGSHRYRYRRANAAFLIKPSRSMNDIYEIEKRQKQRKGQRTRHQSGNTNSSGDTESEEGETETTVLLLWMSMLKMPKELLRLCVCHLVTWFSVIAEAVFYTDFMGQVIYEGDPTAPLNSTALHNYHRGVQMGCWGLVIYATTAAICSAVLQKYLDNFGLSIKVIYILGTLGFAIGTAVMAIFPNVYVSMVMISSMGIISMSISYCPYALLGQYHDNKEYVQHSPGNSKRGFGIDCAILSCQVYISQILVASALGAVVDAVGSVRVIPMVASGGSFLGFLSASFLVIYPGSGGEAEQTRALTSPNNNGVTEKPSFLKLTRKGGATTTCKVECESTL from the exons ATGCGGACGACGATGGCCCCACAGAACACCGAGGCCGACGCTGTGCAGATGCAGGCCGCTGTGGTGACACCTGTGGAGAAACGGGCTGGAGGAGGTGGGGCTAATGGAGTGGGCGGGGCTGGAGGGCGGGATTTGGAGAGTCAGGAGGAGTCGGTCAGCGAGGGATCTATCGACCGCATCCCTCTGCGTCAGTGGGTCATGCACGGCGCTGTCATGTTCGGACGAGAGTTCTGCTACGCCATGGAGACGGCGCTGGTCACACCTGTACTGCTGCAGATAG GTCTTCCAGAGCAATACTACAGCCTGACGTGGTTCCTGAGCCCCATCCTGGGTCTGATCTTCACGCCTCTGATCGGATCGGCCAGTGACCGCTGTACGCTGCGCTGGGGCCGCAGACGGCCCTTCATCCTGGCACTGTGTGTGGGCGTCCTGCTGGGCGTCGCGCTCTTCCTCAACGGCTCGCTGATAG gtCTTGCTTTAGGAGACGTGCCAAATAACCAGCCGATAGGAATCGTGATGACCGTTTTGGGGGTGGTGGTGCTGGATTTCTGTGCGGATGCGACGGAGGGTCCCATACGAGCGTATCTGCTGGATGTGGCCGACACTGAGGAACAGGACATGGCCCTCAACATCCACGCCTTCTCTGCAG GGCTCGGAGGGGCGGTTGGTTATGCCCTCGGGGGTCTTGACTGGACGCACACATTCTTGGGTcgaaccttcaagtctcaagaaCAAATTCTGTTCCTGTTCGCCACGGTTCTGTTCACCGTTTCTGTGGCTCTGCACCTGTTCAGCATCGAGGAGCAGCAGTTCAGCCCTCAACAGGACCGTCTGGATGAAGAGGCAGAAACCGAATCCACTGTTAAAATCCCAGCGCACCAACCCCAGCTCGAAATGATCCATGAAGAAGAGTCTTACGAGCATTACGACCTCTACTCGGACCGGCGATCAGAGCGAGAGCTGGACATGGACTCTTTAGACGTCGACATCGTTCGAAGTAAAAGTGACTCTGTTTTGGCGATGGCTGACGCCACGCTGGACCACCACGACATGCTGTTTCTGCGTGAAATCGAGCCGTCGATCTTCCAAGATCGCATTTCTTCCTATCATGGGTCGCTGCCACGGCGCAGCAGCAGTGTAGATAGTCAAGAGTTCCTGCGCGGGAAATTCAGCCGACTGTCTGCGTTTCTGCAGCAGACCGAACGTGACGGAGAAGAAGCTCTGCTTAACAGTCAGCTCAACCAATCCAAAGCACCCAACGGACATACGACGGACCTCAACGGCCACGGGCCGCCCAGTATCAAACCCTCCAGCACCAACGCATCCATGCGCCACAGACGTCACACTTTCTACCGACAGTCGTCCTGCACCTTCTCCTACTACGGCCGGGTCGGATCCCACCGCTACCGTTACCGGCGTGCCAACGCTGCGTTCCTCATCAAACCGTCCCGCAGCATGAACGACATCTACGAGATAGAGAAGCGGCAGAAACAGAGGAAAGGACAGAGAACGAGGCACCAGAGCGGGAACACCAACTCCAGCGGGGACACGGAGAGCGAGGAGGGCGAGACCGAGACCACCGTCCTTCTGCTCTGGATGTCCATGCTGAAGATGCCCAAAGAGCTGTTGAGACTGTGCGTGTGTCATCTGGTCACGTGGTTCTCCGTCATCGCAGAGGCCGTGTTTTACACCGACTTCATGGGGCAGGTCATCTATGAAGGCGACCCAACG GCTCCGCTGAACTCCACCGCCCTTCATAACTACCACAGAGGGGTTCAGATGGGCTGCTGGGGGCTGGTGATCTACGCCACCACCGCCGCCATCTGTTCAG CTGTACTGCAGAAGTACCTGGATAACTTTGGCCTCAGCATAAAGGTGATCTACATCCTGGGCACTCTGGGCTTCGCCATCGGTACGGCCGTCATGGCCATCTTCCCCAACGTCTACGTCTCAATGGTGATGATCAGCAGCATGGGCATCATCTCCATGAGCATCTCGTACTGTCCGTACGCTCTGCTGGGCCAGTATCACGATAATAAAGAG TACGTCCAGCACAGCCCCGGCAACTCCAAGCGAGGTTTCGGGATCGACTGCGCCATCCTGTCGTGTCAGGTGTACATCTCTCAGATCCTGGTGGCGTCTGCGCTGGGTGCCGTGGTGGACGCGGTGGGCAGCGTGCGGGTCATTCCCATGGTGGCCTCCGGCGGCTCCTTCCTGGGCTTCCTGTCCGCCTCCTTCCTCGTCATCTACCCGGGCTCCGGCGGAGAGGCTGAGCAGACGCGGGCGCTGACGTCCCCCAATAACAACGGCGTGACTGAGAAGCCCAGCTTCCTCAAGCTCACACGCAAAGGCGGAGCCACCACCACCTGCAAAGTGGAGTGTGAATCCACGCTGTGA